A genomic region of Gemmata massiliana contains the following coding sequences:
- the pgi gene encoding glucose-6-phosphate isomerase, producing MAAERTPLTQRPAWAALQSHYQTVRTTHLRDLFASDPGRGTRLTAEATGIFLDYSKNRVTDETLKLLLALATECDLKGRINAMFSGEKINITENRAVLHTALRAPKGATVTVDGTNVVPEVHEVLDAMSAFADRVRSGEWKGFTGKSIKNVVNIGIGGSDLGPVMANEALRFYAQRELTFRFLSNVDGTDFAETVRDLDPAETLFIVCSKTFTTQETMTNAESARAWSLATLKDKAAVAKHFVAVSTNKAKVEEFGINSANMFGFWDWVGGRYSMDSAVGLATVLALGPTNFREMLAGFHAMDEHFRTAPFEKNLPALMGLISVWYGSFFGAETVAVLPYDQYLKRFPAYLQQLTMESNGKRVTLGGAEVDYQTGAVYWGEPGTNGQHSFYQLIHQGTKLIPCDFIAFCKSLNPVGRHHDLLTANVFAQAEALAFGKTAEQVRADKVADWLVPHKTFPGNRPSNVLLVEKLTPFALGTLVALYEHIVFTQGVIWDIGSFDQWGVELGKVLASKIAPELESATEPELKHDSSTNALIKRYRAGKK from the coding sequence ATGGCCGCCGAACGCACCCCGCTCACCCAGCGCCCCGCGTGGGCCGCACTGCAATCGCACTACCAAACGGTGCGAACCACCCACTTGCGCGACCTGTTCGCGAGCGACCCGGGGCGCGGGACGCGCTTGACCGCGGAAGCCACCGGTATCTTCCTCGATTACTCGAAGAACCGCGTGACCGACGAAACGCTGAAACTGCTCCTCGCGCTCGCGACGGAATGCGACCTCAAGGGCCGCATTAACGCAATGTTCAGCGGCGAGAAGATCAACATCACCGAGAACCGGGCGGTGCTGCACACGGCCCTCCGTGCTCCGAAGGGCGCAACTGTCACGGTCGACGGCACGAACGTCGTACCCGAGGTTCACGAAGTTCTCGACGCAATGAGCGCGTTCGCCGATCGCGTCCGCTCCGGTGAGTGGAAGGGCTTCACGGGCAAATCCATCAAGAACGTCGTCAACATCGGGATCGGCGGGTCCGATCTTGGCCCGGTAATGGCGAACGAAGCCCTGCGGTTCTATGCCCAGCGCGAACTCACGTTCCGATTCCTCTCGAACGTGGACGGCACCGATTTCGCCGAGACCGTGCGCGACCTCGACCCGGCCGAAACGCTGTTCATCGTCTGCTCGAAGACGTTCACCACGCAAGAGACGATGACCAACGCGGAAAGCGCGCGGGCGTGGTCGCTGGCCACACTGAAGGACAAGGCCGCGGTCGCCAAGCACTTCGTCGCGGTCAGCACGAACAAGGCGAAGGTCGAAGAGTTCGGCATCAACTCCGCGAACATGTTCGGGTTCTGGGACTGGGTCGGCGGGCGCTACTCGATGGACTCCGCGGTGGGCCTCGCCACGGTGCTCGCGCTCGGGCCGACCAACTTCCGCGAGATGCTCGCCGGTTTCCACGCGATGGACGAGCACTTCCGCACCGCGCCGTTCGAGAAGAACCTGCCCGCGCTCATGGGCCTGATTAGCGTCTGGTACGGCAGCTTCTTCGGTGCCGAAACGGTCGCGGTGCTGCCCTACGACCAGTACCTGAAGCGGTTCCCGGCGTACCTGCAACAGCTCACGATGGAGAGCAACGGGAAGCGCGTCACGCTCGGCGGCGCGGAAGTCGATTACCAGACCGGCGCGGTGTATTGGGGCGAACCGGGGACGAACGGCCAGCACAGCTTCTATCAACTCATTCACCAGGGGACGAAACTTATCCCGTGCGACTTCATCGCGTTCTGCAAGTCGCTCAACCCGGTCGGCCGGCACCACGACCTGCTCACGGCGAACGTGTTCGCTCAGGCCGAGGCACTGGCGTTCGGCAAGACCGCTGAGCAGGTCCGGGCCGATAAGGTCGCCGACTGGCTGGTGCCGCACAAGACGTTCCCCGGCAACCGCCCGTCGAACGTGCTGCTGGTGGAGAAGCTCACGCCGTTCGCGCTGGGCACGCTGGTCGCGCTGTACGAACACATCGTGTTCACTCAGGGCGTAATCTGGGACATCGGCTCGTTCGACCAGTGGGGCGTGGAACTGGGCAAGGTGCTCGCATCGAAGATCGCGCCGGAACTCGAATCCGCGACCGAACCGGAACTGAAGCACGACAGCTCGACGAACGCGCTCATCAAGCGCTATCGAGCGGGGAAGAAGTGA
- a CDS encoding heparan-alpha-glucosaminide N-acetyltransferase domain-containing protein, with protein sequence MQSAPYGLAPPPNSAESARLVSLDQFRGYTVLGMLLVNFVGSFAVIKTQLPVLAHHHTYCSYADTIMPQFLFAVGFAFRLTFVKRLAAVGAQAAYWHAVRRNLGLLLVAFVVYNVGSKWEKWDDLSQRDVVLLRWAKQDLFQTLGHIAVTSLWVLPVIAARPRVRIAYTVFSGVLHVALSYWFNYRWANTPPNGVDGGPLGFLTWAVPLLIGSLACDLYQSTPNRERLCIRFAFIGAVVAALAYGLSCVHLAPSDMDEWHFNVSVSTAPPPLVFVNVKPPTNDLFTMSQRSGSLTYTLFGAGVALMVLAVFVLACDIGSVRLGVFRTLGSNALAAYIIHGLVYEAVKPFVPRDAPLWYVSIATVVALTICYVLMRSLEKNKLFLKL encoded by the coding sequence ATGCAATCCGCCCCTTACGGACTGGCTCCGCCCCCGAATTCGGCCGAATCCGCGCGCCTCGTCTCGCTCGATCAGTTCCGCGGTTACACCGTGCTCGGCATGCTGCTGGTGAACTTCGTCGGCTCGTTCGCGGTCATCAAGACGCAGCTCCCGGTTCTGGCGCACCACCACACGTACTGCAGCTACGCCGACACGATCATGCCGCAGTTCCTGTTCGCGGTGGGGTTCGCGTTCCGGCTCACGTTCGTGAAGCGCTTGGCCGCGGTCGGTGCGCAAGCGGCTTACTGGCACGCGGTGCGCCGAAATCTCGGTCTCCTGTTGGTCGCGTTCGTGGTTTACAACGTCGGTTCCAAGTGGGAGAAGTGGGACGACTTGAGTCAACGTGACGTGGTTTTGTTACGGTGGGCGAAACAGGACTTGTTCCAGACGCTCGGGCACATCGCGGTCACGTCGCTGTGGGTGCTCCCGGTGATCGCAGCGCGGCCCCGCGTGCGGATCGCGTACACTGTCTTTTCGGGGGTACTGCACGTCGCGCTGTCGTACTGGTTCAACTACCGCTGGGCGAACACGCCGCCGAACGGCGTGGACGGCGGACCGCTCGGGTTCCTCACATGGGCGGTTCCGCTGTTAATTGGTTCGCTCGCGTGTGATCTCTACCAATCCACACCGAACCGCGAACGGCTCTGTATTCGCTTTGCGTTCATCGGGGCCGTTGTTGCGGCTCTCGCCTACGGCCTGTCCTGCGTTCACCTTGCGCCATCAGATATGGACGAATGGCATTTCAATGTCTCGGTTTCGACGGCCCCGCCGCCGCTCGTTTTCGTTAACGTGAAGCCCCCGACGAACGACCTGTTCACGATGAGCCAGCGGTCCGGGAGCTTGACTTACACGCTGTTCGGGGCCGGAGTCGCACTCATGGTGCTGGCCGTGTTCGTGTTGGCGTGCGATATCGGCTCGGTGCGACTCGGTGTGTTCCGCACGCTCGGGTCGAACGCGCTCGCCGCGTACATCATTCACGGCCTTGTGTACGAAGCGGTCAAGCCGTTCGTTCCCCGGGACGCGCCGCTCTGGTACGTCTCCATCGCTACTGTTGTGGCGCTTACCATCTGCTACGTGCTCATGCGCAGCCTGGAGAAGAACAAACTGTTCCTGAAGCTGTGA
- a CDS encoding TIGR04222 domain-containing membrane protein, protein MSPDRSQLLASILTFDIDGGEAALPFAARLAREHGWSRSYADRVIEEYKRYVFLAATAGFTVCPSEDVDAAWHMHLTYTKSYWKRLCGEVLERPLHHEPTKGGPAEGAKHLAMYAETLTAYREAFSHAAPADVWPAGAERFGDDTRHRVVNVARNWVIPKAPIKRVAQLTAAFILIALAVPGCNGGVNPFALKNADFLTILGCALVAAVCIGRVVRSVMSTPNAPPDDEYHLNWEQTAYLAGGAGRLMTAAVARLVGRDLARVADDGKRLIRTGPIPDDVSSAERAVLQGLPVSNDAASLKPIQQAVDAAFARNVERLEEEGITIPKGRQALIAFTSLMPLAVVLLCLSLPRLLMGLDAKKPVEYLVATSVAGGIFSLLVVLAGSGRLSHRGRALLAMQKEQYDPLRAGTRWESNGDAGMAVALFGTSVLAGTAIAPLQTWYPRQTNEASSGGCGGSSGCGGGCGGGGGCGGGCGGGD, encoded by the coding sequence ATGTCTCCCGATCGGTCGCAACTGCTCGCAAGCATCCTGACGTTCGACATCGACGGCGGCGAAGCCGCCCTCCCGTTCGCGGCGCGCCTGGCGCGCGAACACGGCTGGTCCCGGTCCTACGCGGACCGCGTGATCGAAGAGTACAAGCGGTACGTGTTCCTCGCGGCGACGGCCGGCTTCACCGTGTGCCCGTCCGAGGACGTCGACGCGGCGTGGCACATGCACCTGACGTACACCAAGTCCTACTGGAAGCGGCTTTGCGGCGAAGTGCTGGAACGCCCACTGCACCACGAGCCCACGAAGGGCGGCCCGGCGGAGGGGGCGAAGCACCTCGCCATGTACGCCGAGACGCTGACCGCGTACCGCGAAGCGTTCAGTCACGCTGCGCCCGCGGACGTCTGGCCCGCCGGGGCCGAACGGTTCGGCGACGACACCCGGCACCGGGTCGTGAACGTCGCCCGGAACTGGGTCATTCCCAAAGCGCCCATCAAGCGCGTCGCACAGCTCACGGCCGCGTTCATACTCATCGCGCTCGCGGTTCCGGGGTGCAACGGCGGGGTGAACCCGTTCGCACTGAAGAACGCGGACTTCCTCACCATACTGGGGTGTGCCCTGGTCGCGGCCGTGTGCATCGGCCGGGTAGTTCGCTCCGTGATGTCTACCCCCAATGCCCCTCCGGACGACGAATACCATCTGAATTGGGAACAGACCGCGTACTTAGCCGGTGGCGCGGGGCGGCTCATGACCGCGGCCGTCGCCCGGCTAGTCGGGCGGGATCTGGCTCGTGTCGCGGACGACGGCAAGCGATTGATCCGCACCGGGCCGATTCCGGACGATGTCAGTTCCGCCGAGCGCGCGGTGCTTCAAGGGCTACCGGTCTCGAACGACGCGGCCTCCTTGAAGCCGATTCAGCAAGCGGTGGATGCCGCATTCGCCCGAAACGTCGAGCGCCTCGAAGAGGAGGGGATCACGATCCCGAAAGGCCGGCAGGCGCTCATCGCGTTCACGTCACTGATGCCGCTCGCGGTCGTGCTGTTGTGCCTCTCGCTGCCTCGCCTTCTGATGGGGTTGGACGCGAAGAAACCAGTGGAATACCTGGTCGCCACGTCGGTCGCTGGCGGAATTTTCAGTCTGCTAGTCGTACTCGCTGGTTCGGGGCGCTTGAGCCACCGCGGGCGGGCGCTCCTGGCAATGCAGAAGGAGCAGTACGATCCGCTCCGGGCCGGTACGCGGTGGGAAAGCAACGGCGACGCGGGCATGGCCGTCGCGCTGTTCGGGACATCGGTGCTCGCGGGTACCGCGATCGCTCCGCTACAAACGTGGTACCCCAGGCAGACCAACGAAGCGTCGTCCGGCGGGTGCGGCGGTAGCAGTGGGTGCGGGGGCGGATGTGGAGGGGGCGGTGGTTGCGGAGGCGGGTGTGGCGGCGGGGACTGA
- a CDS encoding RNA polymerase sigma factor gives MSLSAFVRQLAGRSVPIKSADAELLARFVATRDESAFAALVDRHTPTVLGACRRLLGHAQDAEDAAQAVFLLLARNADRVRQPAALGAWLHGVAVRVARKARSRRRPVQPLPEVTSPTLPPEPSWADARRVIDEVLAALPETLRAPLVLCYLEGLTRDEAAARLGWPLATLRGRLERGREKLRAGLGRRGFPLAAGLLAVVLESPAPAAPNWTITTTAIATGAVPPPLTVVPLSTGVLPVKAPLVRIAVIACLGLAAAGVFAARRAEPPPISPPKPQARILAPDPNAGPPDKVLAGEWRLTFTWDGATRTETLRFVDGKHLVWQVHLRSPGVDTSVTLRGKYELKNGELTYDVTERWNGEEPMRVKPEDAVRKYQMTWAENRTEFALKNKDSETVRTYRAVKDAVAALPAPAALNKIERTIKQEPKYTGDPRYLLLVFGAEAKFRTWVVLDGTTLYIDRNGNGDLTEDGEKFDNPNAVQKGLDGKVSVTLTGIDLTEPDGTSHSIKVITTLKVTDTSTYVRLGAQARGGPDQLAGLTNLRLAETAKEAQVLHFGGNEVTVRPSLSMPSPLSVDKAVEFRVQVGTPGIGSGSFASFVGEKLAEGLGPVAELEFTPLKAGDKPVQTTVNLIDRCCGDQFFAKVAVPDGVKIGVNAVKVTLSFPACPWGKVESTTHFVDVLPKQK, from the coding sequence ATGTCGCTCAGTGCGTTCGTGCGACAACTGGCCGGGCGCTCGGTGCCGATCAAGTCGGCCGACGCGGAGTTACTCGCGCGGTTCGTTGCGACCCGCGACGAAAGTGCGTTCGCAGCGCTGGTGGACCGGCACACACCGACCGTTTTGGGTGCATGCCGGCGCCTGCTCGGTCACGCCCAGGACGCCGAAGACGCGGCCCAAGCGGTGTTCCTACTTCTGGCACGCAATGCGGATCGCGTGCGCCAGCCCGCGGCGTTGGGGGCTTGGCTGCACGGGGTCGCGGTGCGAGTGGCTCGAAAAGCACGCTCCCGGCGCCGACCCGTTCAACCGTTACCCGAGGTGACTTCGCCCACACTGCCGCCCGAGCCGAGTTGGGCAGACGCGCGCCGGGTGATCGACGAAGTGCTCGCCGCGCTGCCGGAAACGCTTCGGGCGCCGCTCGTGTTGTGCTACCTCGAAGGGCTGACACGCGACGAGGCTGCAGCGCGCCTCGGTTGGCCGCTCGCGACGCTCCGCGGGCGGCTCGAACGCGGTCGGGAGAAGCTGCGAGCCGGGCTCGGTCGGCGCGGGTTCCCGCTCGCGGCCGGTCTCTTGGCCGTGGTACTCGAATCGCCCGCACCGGCCGCACCGAACTGGACCATCACGACCACGGCCATCGCAACCGGTGCGGTTCCCCCTCCACTCACCGTTGTCCCACTTTCCACTGGAGTGTTACCCGTGAAGGCACCTCTTGTTCGTATCGCTGTGATCGCGTGTCTCGGTCTCGCCGCGGCCGGCGTGTTCGCGGCACGAAGGGCCGAGCCGCCGCCGATCAGTCCCCCCAAGCCTCAAGCCCGGATACTCGCGCCAGACCCGAACGCTGGCCCGCCGGACAAAGTTCTCGCGGGGGAATGGCGCCTCACGTTCACCTGGGACGGCGCCACCCGCACCGAAACGCTCCGGTTCGTGGACGGCAAGCACCTCGTCTGGCAAGTTCACCTGCGCAGCCCGGGCGTGGATACGAGTGTTACGCTCCGCGGGAAATACGAACTGAAGAACGGCGAACTGACCTACGACGTGACCGAGCGGTGGAACGGGGAAGAACCGATGCGCGTGAAGCCCGAAGACGCGGTGCGGAAGTACCAGATGACGTGGGCGGAAAACCGGACCGAGTTCGCGTTGAAGAACAAGGATAGCGAGACCGTCCGCACCTACCGCGCGGTAAAAGACGCGGTCGCTGCGCTGCCTGCTCCGGCCGCTCTCAACAAAATCGAGCGGACTATCAAGCAGGAACCGAAGTACACGGGCGACCCGCGGTACTTGTTGTTGGTCTTCGGGGCCGAAGCCAAGTTCCGCACCTGGGTCGTGTTGGACGGGACCACTCTTTACATCGACCGGAACGGGAACGGTGATCTGACGGAAGACGGGGAGAAGTTCGATAACCCGAACGCAGTGCAGAAAGGACTCGACGGAAAAGTGAGCGTGACGCTCACCGGAATCGACCTGACCGAACCCGACGGGACGAGCCACTCGATCAAAGTCATTACTACTCTGAAGGTCACGGACACGAGCACTTACGTGAGGCTCGGCGCTCAAGCACGCGGGGGACCGGATCAACTGGCCGGTCTGACCAACTTGCGTCTGGCAGAGACCGCAAAGGAAGCTCAGGTGCTTCACTTCGGAGGCAACGAGGTGACCGTGCGTCCGTCACTCTCGATGCCTTCGCCCCTGAGTGTGGACAAGGCGGTCGAGTTCCGGGTCCAGGTCGGTACCCCGGGCATCGGGTCGGGCAGCTTCGCCTCGTTCGTCGGTGAGAAACTCGCCGAGGGGCTTGGACCGGTCGCGGAATTGGAATTCACCCCGCTGAAAGCCGGTGACAAACCAGTGCAGACGACCGTGAACCTCATCGATCGGTGCTGCGGGGATCAGTTCTTTGCGAAGGTTGCTGTGCCGGACGGAGTCAAGATCGGCGTGAATGCCGTGAAGGTGACGCTCAGCTTCCCGGCGTGTCCGTGGGGGAAAGTGGAGTCGACGACACACTTCGTGGACGTGCTACCGAAACAGAAGTGA
- a CDS encoding Clp protease N-terminal domain-containing protein: MDDIFLPSGRLRPDILDEATTRVLREALGHTRATNWDSVRTPHLFMGLLAAPDSGVFKWAGKLGADLPGLLDQFRDLFHQAHAEPVPPLLLNREFLSDNVIRLVRDAHGRACDCGRGVVTPMDLLITLFTTPNSIVAECFERIGVTAAKLTELAVLAERDVPAQ; the protein is encoded by the coding sequence GTGGACGACATTTTCCTGCCAAGTGGTCGGCTCCGTCCGGACATCCTGGACGAAGCCACAACCCGCGTTCTGCGCGAGGCTTTGGGGCACACCCGAGCCACGAACTGGGACAGCGTGCGGACCCCGCACCTGTTCATGGGCCTCCTGGCCGCTCCGGACTCCGGGGTGTTCAAGTGGGCCGGGAAACTCGGGGCCGACTTGCCCGGACTCCTCGACCAGTTCCGCGACCTGTTCCACCAAGCCCACGCCGAACCCGTCCCTCCCCTACTACTCAACCGCGAATTCCTTTCCGATAACGTGATCCGCCTGGTCCGCGACGCTCACGGCCGGGCCTGCGATTGCGGGCGCGGGGTCGTGACCCCGATGGACCTGCTCATCACACTGTTCACCACCCCCAACAGCATCGTCGCCGAGTGCTTCGAGCGGATCGGCGTGACGGCCGCCAAGCTCACGGAACTCGCGGTGTTGGCGGAACGCGACGTCCCCGCCCAGTAG
- the rdgB gene encoding RdgB/HAM1 family non-canonical purine NTP pyrophosphatase has product MIRVVIGSRNKKKLKEMVDLLGDLSLDLTDLTPYPNAPEVEETADTFVGNAALKATQLALVLGAWIIGEDSGLCVPALGSAPGVYSARYAGTHGDDQANNDKLLREMAALTGAERAAYYISTAVLSDPTGKVVASVEGRCHGTIVTERRGTGGFGYDPLFLVPEHGKTFGELPLEVKQQMSHRAKAFAELRPVLERLARGESIT; this is encoded by the coding sequence ATGATCCGCGTCGTTATCGGCAGTCGCAACAAGAAGAAGCTCAAGGAAATGGTCGACCTCCTCGGTGACCTGAGCCTGGATCTCACGGACCTGACGCCGTACCCCAACGCCCCCGAAGTTGAGGAGACCGCCGACACCTTCGTCGGGAACGCGGCGCTCAAAGCGACGCAACTCGCGCTGGTGTTGGGCGCGTGGATCATCGGTGAAGACAGTGGGTTGTGCGTGCCGGCCCTCGGCAGCGCCCCCGGCGTGTACTCGGCCCGGTACGCGGGCACGCACGGCGACGACCAGGCCAATAACGATAAGCTCTTGCGCGAGATGGCCGCGCTCACCGGCGCGGAGCGGGCCGCGTACTACATCAGCACGGCGGTACTCTCCGACCCGACGGGGAAGGTCGTCGCGTCGGTCGAGGGGCGGTGCCACGGAACGATCGTGACCGAACGCCGCGGAACCGGCGGGTTCGGGTACGATCCGCTGTTCCTCGTGCCGGAACACGGGAAGACGTTCGGCGAACTGCCACTGGAAGTCAAACAGCAAATGAGCCACCGCGCCAAAGCGTTCGCCGAGCTGCGCCCGGTACTGGAGCGACTGGCGCGCGGCGAATCAATCACGTAG
- a CDS encoding acyltransferase family protein: MSAPHDRYHALDSLRGFAMFLGVVLHAGLSFGTQPPVFWPVHDNDRTLLADVCLFAVHTFRMQTFFLLAGFFGCLLYKRYGLGGMVRHRIIRVALPFVLSVMLVTPTVMGAFLYAELENARTQGVPETASPVRRFAADLIAANPEQSSVAIVADRFVSGAYLSLLPLGHLWFLYYLLYFYAAVILLAPLLGRLTGTSVLAAIDDAFQRLIEGRWRVLVPALATIPVLLTMKTWVSDTPLRWAPEGQILAYYFGFFAFGWVLYRHRALVFVFGRGWRFNLTIANVLVLPIGLVALATGIAAEKASASDMFVRKFAAFAAQAVYTWLMIVGLWGAFLHYFARARGWARYLADASYWCYLASITPIVLLQFWVKDWPLPGLVKWVLVSAAATGVLLLSYEWFVRYTIIGTVLNGRKTRARVEAPPAPIATVETRGESSPA, encoded by the coding sequence ATGTCTGCACCGCACGACCGGTACCACGCACTGGACAGCCTCCGCGGGTTCGCCATGTTTCTCGGCGTGGTGCTGCACGCCGGGCTCTCGTTCGGGACGCAACCGCCGGTCTTCTGGCCCGTACACGACAACGACCGGACGCTGCTCGCGGACGTGTGCCTGTTCGCGGTCCATACGTTCCGCATGCAGACGTTCTTCCTGCTCGCGGGGTTCTTCGGTTGTCTGCTCTACAAGCGGTACGGGCTCGGCGGGATGGTGCGGCACCGCATTATCCGGGTCGCGCTCCCGTTCGTTCTCTCGGTGATGCTGGTTACCCCCACCGTCATGGGGGCGTTCCTTTACGCGGAACTGGAGAACGCCCGCACGCAGGGAGTTCCGGAGACCGCTTCTCCGGTGCGTCGGTTCGCGGCAGATTTGATCGCTGCGAACCCGGAGCAAAGCAGTGTTGCGATCGTGGCGGATCGCTTCGTTTCCGGCGCGTACTTGTCCCTACTACCGCTCGGACACCTGTGGTTCCTTTACTACTTGCTTTACTTTTACGCCGCGGTGATTCTGCTCGCGCCGCTCCTCGGACGGTTGACCGGAACGTCGGTGCTTGCCGCTATTGATGACGCATTTCAGCGATTAATTGAGGGCCGATGGCGCGTGTTGGTGCCCGCGCTCGCGACAATTCCTGTCCTCCTCACGATGAAGACGTGGGTCAGCGACACGCCGCTCCGGTGGGCACCGGAAGGGCAGATTTTGGCCTATTACTTCGGCTTCTTCGCGTTCGGGTGGGTGCTGTACCGGCACCGCGCTCTCGTATTTGTGTTCGGGCGGGGATGGCGCTTCAATCTCACCATCGCGAACGTACTCGTGCTGCCGATCGGACTGGTGGCTTTGGCCACAGGGATCGCAGCCGAAAAAGCCAGCGCGAGCGATATGTTTGTGCGAAAGTTCGCAGCGTTCGCGGCACAGGCCGTGTACACCTGGCTCATGATCGTGGGCTTGTGGGGCGCGTTCCTGCACTACTTCGCGCGCGCACGCGGATGGGCGCGGTACCTCGCGGACGCATCGTACTGGTGCTACCTCGCGAGCATCACACCGATTGTGCTGCTCCAGTTTTGGGTGAAGGACTGGCCGCTGCCGGGACTGGTGAAGTGGGTGCTTGTGAGTGCTGCGGCGACGGGCGTTTTGCTGCTGAGTTACGAGTGGTTCGTGCGCTACACCATCATCGGGACCGTTTTGAACGGGCGCAAGACACGGGCGCGGGTGGAAGCTCCCCCCGCGCCCATTGCGACTGTTGAAACACGCGGGGAATCCTCACCCGCGTAA
- a CDS encoding serine hydrolase domain-containing protein — MFRVASTFVALLALPLGTYAADLDKDQLAKIDTAVEAAIKRGECPGAVVVVVHADAVVYRKAFGKRAVKPDEVAMTTDAVFDMASLTKPVATGTSIALLIQQGKLKPEDLVSKHWPEFAANGKEKVTVEHLLLHTSGLIADNDIKDYASGRAKALERIAGLKLEAPAGTRFKYSDVGFIVLGELVEKISGAPVDQFAKKNVFDPLKMADTTYTPSESLKKRIAPTGLRDGKIILGEVHDPRAFKMGGVAGHAGLFSTADDMVRYCRMLLRDGELDGTRVLDAKTVKLFTEPHPVDVPVTKGGDAKGSRSFGWDVDTAYSAPRGNLFKKGEGYGHTGFTGTSAWVDPGTKTAIIVLANRVHPDDKGNATPLRREIGTIVAAALGKK, encoded by the coding sequence ATGTTTCGTGTCGCTTCTACGTTTGTTGCCCTACTCGCGCTGCCACTCGGTACCTACGCCGCGGACCTCGACAAAGACCAGCTCGCGAAGATCGACACCGCGGTCGAAGCCGCGATCAAGCGCGGTGAGTGCCCCGGTGCTGTGGTCGTCGTGGTCCACGCGGACGCGGTCGTGTACCGCAAGGCGTTCGGCAAGCGCGCGGTGAAGCCCGATGAGGTCGCGATGACGACCGACGCCGTTTTCGACATGGCCTCTCTCACCAAACCCGTCGCCACGGGCACGTCGATCGCGCTACTCATTCAGCAAGGGAAACTGAAACCCGAAGATCTCGTGAGCAAGCACTGGCCGGAGTTCGCGGCCAACGGCAAAGAAAAAGTCACCGTCGAGCACCTGTTGCTCCACACTTCGGGGCTGATCGCGGACAACGACATCAAGGATTACGCCAGCGGTCGCGCCAAGGCTCTCGAACGCATCGCGGGACTGAAGCTCGAAGCGCCCGCCGGGACGCGGTTCAAGTACAGCGACGTCGGGTTCATCGTGCTGGGCGAGCTGGTCGAGAAGATCAGCGGAGCGCCCGTGGATCAGTTCGCGAAAAAGAACGTGTTCGATCCGCTGAAGATGGCCGACACGACGTACACGCCATCTGAATCACTCAAAAAGCGGATCGCCCCGACCGGCCTTCGCGACGGCAAAATCATCCTCGGCGAGGTCCACGACCCACGCGCGTTCAAAATGGGCGGCGTGGCCGGGCACGCGGGGCTGTTTTCCACCGCCGATGACATGGTCCGCTACTGCCGGATGCTCCTCCGGGACGGCGAACTCGACGGCACCCGTGTCCTCGACGCGAAGACCGTGAAGCTGTTCACCGAACCGCACCCGGTCGATGTGCCCGTGACGAAGGGCGGTGACGCGAAGGGCTCCCGTTCGTTCGGGTGGGACGTGGACACGGCGTACTCGGCCCCGCGCGGCAATCTGTTCAAAAAGGGTGAGGGTTACGGCCACACCGGGTTCACCGGGACGAGCGCGTGGGTTGATCCGGGCACCAAGACGGCCATTATCGTGTTGGCCAACCGCGTTCACCCGGACGACAAGGGTAACGCCACTCCGCTGCGCCGAGAAATCGGAACGATCGTCGCTGCGGCGCTCGGAAAGAAGTAA